Proteins from a genomic interval of Quercus robur chromosome 9, dhQueRobu3.1, whole genome shotgun sequence:
- the LOC126701043 gene encoding uncharacterized protein LOC126701043, translating into MSVGRFPTESGEKESKRARGRVPLIGFTEEDKEGTIQPHDDALVVTLRIGGYDVRRVLVDQGSAVEVMYPDLYKGLNLKQEDLSPYNTPLLSFEGKIIIPKGMIRLPVQTDIEIVEVDFIVVDAYSPYTAIVARPWLHTLGAVSSTLHQKVKYPLEGRIKEIVGDQGMARHCMVSAIARQLSDAPSTSTGNTL; encoded by the coding sequence atgtcagtagGTAGGTTCCCGACAGAGTCAGGCGAAAAGGAATCCAAGAGGGCTAGAGGGAGAGTGCCATTAATTGGATTCACGGAAGAGGACAAagagggaactattcagccccATGACGACGCCCTAGTCGTGACactcagaataggaggttatgacgtgaggagggtgttagttgatcagggcAGCGCCGTGGAAGTGATGTACCCGGACCTATATAAAGGGCTGAATTTAAAGCAGGAGGACCTGTCGCCATATAACACTCCTCTGCTTAGCTTTGAGGGAAAAATCATCATCCCTAAGGGCATGATCAGattgcctgtgcaaacagacatAGAAATAGTGGAAGTGGATTTCATTGTGGTGGACGCATACTCACCCTACACGGCTATCGTggcacggccatggcttcataCGCTAGGGGCTGTGTCATCTACCCTGCACCAGAAGGTGAAGTATCCCTTAGAGGGccgaatcaaagagatagtgGGGGATCAAGGAATGGCCAGGCATTGCATGGTATCGGCCATTGCTCGACAATTAAGCGACGCGCCTTCCACTTCAACCGGGAAtaccttatag